A genomic segment from Poecilia reticulata strain Guanapo linkage group LG3, Guppy_female_1.0+MT, whole genome shotgun sequence encodes:
- the cdhr5a gene encoding uncharacterized protein cdhr5a, with protein sequence MELKSKKQPADVLLGCIVAFCFSTPCWAQRRECRRPLTFKTALQSKSSKRNEGNMFQIDEDTGNITMTKAADIVGPIILTVLASQVNNRDQFAVTQVTIEVMKKSRNPPRFEKERFEGFIYSNSIPESMILRDRTTNRPFRVRARDEDFATVSDPHSYXLHRNEGNMFQIDEDTGNITMTKAADIVGPIILTVLASQVNNRDQFAVTQVTIEVMKKSRNPPRFEKERFEGFIYSNSIPESMILRDRTTNRPFRVRARDEDFATGVNPDMKYEVQYSSYVNVTPDGFVILKRVVKTESFALQLRAVDSTTGEFGSAALSVQVIPAVAVPSPSSIGYRPGDMALLGLIMAALLVLSLIVIGFLISRLWKENTSLEKXCEVSFQNAKEPRKIFPDFFRLCSPEFLKSFFGLWLLFLSSNYRHCSTCGVYANHVTKGSPSVRRSRSDGDEYGMRSILSKQRRKEGQKTVWFKESEDSSDIEVEIIPDSVGRVEEETEEELEVEMEGVVRDPAAPLRDPENQGDEPDPGDGSEKKEQEEEPPRSEVSLS encoded by the exons GAAATGAAGGGAACATGTTCCAAATCGATGAAGACACGGGGAACATCACAATGACCAAAGCTGCAGATATCGTTGGCCCGATCATTCTGACAGTCCTG GCTTCGCAGGTGAACAACAGGGACCAGTTTGCAGTGACTCAGGTGACCATCGAGGTGATGAAGAAGAGCAGGAACCCTCCRCGCTTCGAGAAGGAACGATTCGAGGGGTTCATCTACAGCAACTCCATCCCAGAGAGCATGATACTCCGAGACCGGACCACCAACAGACCCTTCAGGGTCCGAGCCCGCGACGAAGACTTCGCAACTGTAAGTGACCCCCATTCATACRCTCTTCACA GAAATGAAGGGAACATGTTCCAAATCGATGAAGACACGGGGAACATCACAATGACCAAAGCTGCAGATATCGTTGGCCCGATCATTCTGACAGTCCTG GCTTCGCAGGTGAACAACAGGGACCAGTTTGCAGTGACTCAGGTGACCATCGAGGTGATGAAGAAGAGCAGGAACCCTCCRCGCTTCGAGAAGGAACGATTCGAGGGGTTCATCTACAGCAACTCCATCCCAGAGAGCATGATACTCCGAGACCGGACCACCAACAGACCCTTCAGGGTCCGAGCCCGCGACGAAGACTTCGCAACT GGAGTGAACCCCGACATGAAGTATGAGGTTCAGTACAGCAGCTACGTCAACGTGACTCCCGACGGCTTCGTGATCCTGAAGAGAGTGGTGAAGACGGAGTCCTTCGCCCTTCAG CTCAGAGCCGTGGATTCGACCACAGGAGAGTTTGGGTCGGCGGCGCTCTCTGTTCAAGTCATACCTG CCGTGGCCGTCCCGTCTCCGTCCAGCATCGGCTATCGGCCCGGCGACATGGCGCTGCTCGGCCTCATCATGGCGGCTCTCCTGGTTCTCTCCCTCATCGTGATTGGCTTCTTGATTTCCCGCCTGTGGAAGGAAAACACGAGTCTCGAGAAAATKTGTGAGGTCagttttcaaaatgcaaaagaacCGAGAAAAATCTTCCCAGATTTCTTCCGACTTTGTTCTCCAGAgtttctgaaaagtttctttggACTTTGGTTGCTTTTTCTGTCCTCAAACTA CCGCCACTGCTCCACCTGCGGCGTCTACGCCAACCACGTCACCAAGGGGAGCCCGTCGGTGCGGCGGAGCAGGAGCGACGGCGACGAGTACGGCATGAGGTCCATCCTGTCCAAGCAGCGCCGCAAGGAGGGGCAGAAGACKGTGTGGTTCAAGGAGAGCGAGGATTCCTCGGACATCGAGGTGGAGATCATCCCCGACTCGGTGGGCCGGgtggaggaggagacggaggaggagctggaggtggAGATGGAGGGGGTGGTGAGAGACCCCGCCGCCCCGCTCAGAGACCCGGAGAACCAGGGCGACGAGCCGGATCCGGGAGACGGCTCAGAGaagaaggagcaggaggaggagccgccgaggtcagaggtcagcctgagCTGA
- the ctsd gene encoding cathepsin D, which yields MRSLVVLVLAALALTNDALVRIPLKKFRSIRRELTDSGKRADELLADRHSLKYNLGFPSSTGPTPETLKNYLDAQYYGEISLGTPPQLFTVVFDTGSSNLWVPSVHCSLMDIACLLHHKYNSAKSSTYVKNGTAFAIQYGSGSLSGYLSQDTCTIGDIAVENQLFGEAIKQPGIAFIAAKFDGILGMAYPRISVDGVAPVFDNIMSQKKVEQNVFSFYLNRNPETQPGGELLLGGTDPKYYSGDFHYVNISRQAYWQVHMDGMAIGSQLSLCKGGCEAIVDTGTSLITGPAAEVKALQKAIGALPLIQGEYMVPCEKVPTLPIITFNIGGQTYSLTGDQYILKVSQAGLAALLLLSGLLTGH from the exons ATGAGGAGCCTGGTCGTGTTGGTGTTGGCGGCGTTAGCCTTGACGAACGACGCCCTGGTTCg aattCCCTTAAAGAAATTCCGTTCAATCCGACGCGAACTGACCGACTCGGGAAAAAGAGCCGATGAGCTGCTGGCCGACAGACACTCCCTGAAGTACAACCTGGGCTTCCCGTCCAGTACCGGACCCACTCCAGAAACGCTGAAGAACTACCTGGAT GCTCAGTACTACGGGGAGATCAGTCTGGGCACGCCTCCCCAGCTGTTCACGGTGGTGTTTGACACCGGCTCGTCCAACCTGTGGGTCCCCTCCGTCCACTGCTCCCTGATGGACATCGCCTGCC TGCTTCACCACAAATATAACTCCGCTAAATCCAGCACATACGTGAAGAACGGCACCGCCTTCGCCATCCAGTATGGATCCGGCAGTTTGTCCGGATACCTCAGCCAGGATACCTGCACC ATCGGCGACATTGCCGTGGAGAATCAGCTGTTCGGCGAAGCCATCAAGCAGCCCGGCATCGCCTTCATCGCAGCCAAGTTCGACGGGATCCTGGGCATGGCGTACCCCCGGATCTCCGTGGACGGCGTGGCTCCTGTGTTCGATAACATCATGAGCCAGAAGAAGGTGGAGCAGAACGTCTTCTCCTTCTACCTGAACAG GAACCCGGAAACGCAGCCGGGAGGCGAGCTGCTGCTGGGAGGAACCGACCCGAAATATTACAGCGGAGATTTCCACTACGTCAACATCAGCCGGCAGGCCTACTGGCAGGTCCACATGGACGG GATGGCGATCGGCAGCCAGCTGAGTTTGTGTAAAGGCGGCTGTGAGGCCATCGTGGACACCGGGACGTCTCTGATCACCGGCCCGGCCGCCGAGGTCAAAGCTCTGCAGAAGGCCATCGGCGCGCTGCCGCTCATCCAGGGAGAG TACATGGTGCCCTGTGAAAAGGTCCCAACGCTGCCAATCATCACCTTCAACATCGGCGGACAGACCTACAGTCTGACCGGAGACCAGTACATCCTCAAGGTGA GTCAGGCAGGTCTGGCTGCTCTGCTCCTTCTGTCAGgtttactcacaggacattaa